GGAAGGATCCACGGATTAACTAAGTACATAGCTAAAGACCATCTAGCGTATGCCTGAGCTTCGGGATGGAACAGGAAATCTATCTTTCTGACCTAGATTAACCACTGGTTGAAGCATTTGAAGTTGTATATTCCTACTTCAACAGTTGTTGTTCCAAAGAAGACAAATAATTGAAGGCGCTCCTTCTACGGAACACCCCAGATAGGCCGATAGGTTCAGCTCCGACAGTCGTTAAGCGGACCACTCGCGCCTAAGACTAATACTGTAGCGATAGCAGTGTACTGTACATACTGCAAACAGAATACTAACATTATTGGTTATAGTACAATAAGTATATGCACTAAGCTTTCAATCTTCTTTTTCTTGCCAACTTATTGTGATAAGATAGAAATAAATTACCTTCAGAACATTTCTTTTGCCCAAAGTATGGACAAGCCTGAAGCTGCAGCCTGCTCAATGGTTAAAAGCTGATATCTTGACCGTCTCTCCAGCTTCTGCAGGCAGTGGAGGGATAGACTTTAGATTTTTGGTGTCCTGCAGGGTCAGGAAGGCACACTATATTAGATTTTCTGCAGGCATGCTAGAAGGCAGGTTCTGTTGAAATGCATAACTGCTTTTATCATCAGTCTGCCATAGCAAACAAACAACACCCAAATAAAATTTACTATTCACTCAAGATTCAGACTTTCTTTCCCAGACACTTGACATATTTTTTTACCCGGTTTACATAAACATAAAACATCACATTTGCTTAAAAACAAGATAGAAATGCCTAGTGTTATGTCCAAATATGTAgatgtcttcttttattttttcgGTATTCTGTAGAAGGCCGATATGCCTAGTGTTATGCTTCTTCATGAGATATATAGTCATCGGAATGGTCATTCGGATGAATGACAAAGAGTATCTAATGTATGCTATGAATATGACATCAGGGTAACCAAGTCCGCGAAGATTTTGTCCCAAAGGAAAATATGGCTTTCGTCACCGATAAGGAAGGGTATGAATTTTATCAACAATATGCAAGATCAGCAGGTTTTGGTATTACCAagctcaagcggaagccgatgtCGCGTCTGTATGCATGCTCCTGGGGAGGAACGCAAACGTGCGAAAATGTCCAAGAAGGTTAACTGTGGGGCAGCTGTTAAAATCAAGAAAAGGGGGAAAGAATGGATATATGAGAAAGTGATGTTGGAGCACAATCATACTCTGAATCCTAATCCATCTGAATTGAAGCACATGTATTCACATAAGAACAAAGATCCTCTTATCATAGAGGTTGTTGATGATCTGCAGACCTATGACGTCTCTCCTAATACAATAATGAATGTGTTGACCCATTTTCATGGCAACTATGAGGTCATGCCAATGAATGATCGTGACTTGCGAAATAGGTAATTTTATGACACTTCATTCTACAATATAGCTGTCCATGAATAAAATCCTTGTGGTTGTAACATATCTGTTGTTTCTTCCATGTCTTACTTCCAATATCAGAAGAGCAGCCAATGTACTTAAGAAGCGAGCTGATGATGTAAAAAAACTTAGGGCCTTCTTCAATGAGTTCAGAGCACATAACAGTAAATTCTATTATGATATAGAGGATGACTCTGAGGGTGTTACGAAGAATATATTCTGGAGTCATGCTAGCTGCCAGGCAAACTATGTTGAGTTTGGTGATGTGGTTACTTTTGATACAACATATAAGTGTAATTTTTACAAAATGCCGTTGGCGATGTTTGATGGGAGCAACCACCACTTGCAGAATGTCATTTTTGGGTTTGCACTCCTCCGTGACGAGACAGAGGAATCATTTAAATGGGCTTTCCAGACTTTCAAAACATGCATGGGAGACAAGGAACCTCATTGCATACTTACCGGTATTGTTGAGCACTTCATGGCTACATACATGTCAGTTTCAACCAATATGGTAAAACTTGTTCAATGACTAATATCCTCTTTTGCAGATCAAGATGTAGCAATGGAAAACGCTCTTGCGCACGTGTTTCCAAACACGTTGCATAGGCTATGCAGATGGCATGTATGGGAAAGGCACAAAGTTGACTTGAAGCCACTGTTTGACTTGCATGATGGTTTGAAAGATAAGCTACTAACAGCAATAAATCACCCACTTACCCCTCTAGAGTTTGAGTCTGCATGGAAGGATATGGTGAATGAATATGGCCTCGAGTCAGATCCTACGATCAGCACTTTGTATGATCAGCATGCACGTTGGATTGCGGCATATTTCAAAGCTGTTTACTGTGGGAGAATGACGTCTACGCAGCGCAGTGAAAGCATGAACAGACTTGTGA
The sequence above is a segment of the Triticum urartu cultivar G1812 unplaced genomic scaffold, Tu2.1 TuUngrouped_contig_7379, whole genome shotgun sequence genome. Coding sequences within it:
- the LOC125531526 gene encoding protein FAR1-RELATED SEQUENCE 5-like, giving the protein MVTKSAKILSQRKIWLSSPIRKGMNFINNMQDQQVLVLPSSSGSRCRVCMHAPGEERKRAKMSKKVNCGAAVKIKKRGKEWIYEKVMLEHNHTLNPNPSELKHMYSHKNKDPLIIEVVDDLQTYDVSPNTIMNVLTHFHGNYEVMPMNDRDLRNRRAANVLKKRADDVKKLRAFFNEFRAHNSKFYYDIEDDSEGVTKNIFWSHASCQANYVEFGDVVTFDTTYKCNFYKMPLAMFDGSNHHLQNVIFGFALLRDETEESFKWAFQTFKTCMGDKEPHCILTDQDVAMENALAHVFPNTLHRLCRWHVWERHKVDLKPLFDLHDGLKDKLLTAINHPLTPLEFESAWKDMVNEYGLESDPTISTLYDQHARWIAAYFKAVYCGRMTSTQRSESMNRLVKRHHVNTTTPLHEFARKMYLVLQKRKEAEGRETIACQARPATITNYPLENQLSRIYTHAVFNKYKDAYVYGTSFLTKKVDAGRFLVVYGRDGPSFSWSQHEFKLVCDEEKEDYRCECMQWEHTGLLCPHLIIVMTNEQIQRLPSKYVLRRYTRNARIDPPYDRNDTLQVGADGTLVSVTHFNMLREDFACVRAGDRSTIASVRVMNVLKELRAQVEDLPADVMPVFDEGGCSAPADREMISFKAPPLSKTKGSRSEEGERHISARGPKKCTRRCSKCGLMDGHNKASCTNKQQSIATGGTKGGRGRTGRGRGRGRGTTTRRRLIDELEEDEDDVVDGESSREIDDSD